A stretch of Candidatus Vicinibacter affinis DNA encodes these proteins:
- a CDS encoding T9SS type A sorting domain-containing protein: MSNNKIALIIVTYFSFTFSSISQQYDFNWISGYLILPKRDSVIGHSITQFNSASGNPEFRFDKLKNINLVSGNSVCISSQNGVFQFSFNGFEIEDANGQKVPLSDSICYLLGDCYAFLQQSLILPTPGRHNEFYIINIHDYDIVYNSIPELVGGNISYSKILVQNTDHIIVDRFAQVIKKDTFEAQKIIGCKHANGRDWWILIPMPFINSYYKLLLTPNGIISYGEQITNQLDRIYGLGIAFFSPNGEYYCNVYTNRDGDYPISFLDFYHFDRCTGMLSNHQRKIFSDRGYIPNSENEPFVFSSGAFSPDNRFLYVCENDSIMQYSVSKNGILGEKILIDVYDNYRSWISPSISYPTYFNQLQLAPDGRIYGTTNYLPTRELHVINSPNRSGKDCNFKQHHIKLPSRKFQIPNFPNYRLGPIDGSECDTLGIDNVPWAWWRYDQDTARYRCFEFVDLSAYIPEESEPEWYWDFGDGSQSRDTSPIHCFEKDGIYEVCLIIKNKYGADTLCRTLNVGTLATNDKGKIVIKTDLFPNPASDHFVLNIHDYLPESMYIHLINSQGQTVLSERVYQGSNVIDTEQLPAGLYSVVLYERGVVMKTEKIVIIR, encoded by the coding sequence ATGTCCAATAACAAAATTGCTTTAATTATAGTTACTTACTTCTCATTTACATTTTCAAGTATCAGCCAACAATATGATTTTAATTGGATATCCGGGTACTTAATATTACCTAAAAGAGATTCTGTGATAGGACATAGTATCACCCAATTTAATTCTGCCTCTGGAAATCCAGAATTTAGATTTGATAAATTAAAAAATATTAATTTAGTAAGTGGAAACTCAGTTTGTATTTCTAGCCAAAATGGTGTATTTCAATTTTCATTCAATGGTTTTGAAATAGAGGATGCAAATGGACAAAAAGTACCCTTATCTGACAGCATTTGTTATTTGCTCGGTGATTGTTATGCTTTTCTGCAGCAAAGTTTGATATTACCAACACCGGGCAGACACAATGAATTCTATATTATTAATATACACGATTACGACATAGTCTACAATTCCATTCCTGAATTGGTTGGAGGAAATATCAGCTACTCAAAAATATTGGTTCAAAATACCGATCATATTATCGTGGACAGATTTGCTCAAGTAATTAAAAAAGATACTTTTGAAGCTCAAAAAATAATTGGATGCAAACATGCCAATGGAAGAGACTGGTGGATATTAATTCCAATGCCCTTTATTAACTCATATTATAAATTACTTTTGACTCCCAATGGAATCATTTCTTACGGTGAACAAATAACAAACCAATTAGATAGAATTTATGGTTTAGGAATTGCTTTTTTTTCACCAAATGGAGAATATTATTGCAATGTATATACAAACAGAGATGGAGATTATCCTATTTCTTTTTTAGACTTTTACCATTTTGACCGTTGCACTGGTATGCTATCTAATCACCAACGAAAGATTTTTTCAGACCGAGGTTACATTCCAAATTCGGAAAACGAACCTTTTGTTTTTAGTAGTGGAGCTTTTTCACCAGATAATAGATTCCTGTATGTTTGTGAAAACGATTCCATCATGCAATATTCTGTTTCTAAAAATGGGATTTTAGGTGAAAAAATACTTATTGATGTATATGATAATTATAGGTCATGGATATCACCATCTATTTCATATCCTACTTATTTCAATCAATTACAACTTGCGCCAGATGGAAGGATTTATGGTACAACTAACTACTTACCTACAAGAGAGCTTCATGTAATAAACTCACCCAACAGATCAGGAAAAGATTGTAATTTTAAACAACATCACATAAAACTCCCTTCAAGAAAATTTCAAATACCCAATTTCCCTAATTACCGCCTTGGGCCCATCGATGGTAGCGAGTGTGATACGCTCGGCATCGACAACGTCCCATGGGCCTGGTGGCGATATGATCAAGATACCGCGAGATACAGATGTTTTGAGTTTGTGGATTTAAGTGCTTATATTCCGGAAGAATCTGAGCCGGAATGGTATTGGGATTTTGGTGATGGTTCGCAAAGTAGAGATACTTCTCCGATTCACTGTTTTGAGAAGGATGGCATATATGAAGTCTGCCTGATTATTAAGAATAAGTACGGGGCAGATACTTTATGTAGGACGCTGAATGTTGGAACTTTAGCAACTAATGACAAGGGAAAAATTGTGATTAAAACTGATTTATTTCCTAATCCTGCATCTGATCACTTTGTGCTAAATATTCATGACTATCTGCCCGAAAGTATGTACATACATCTAATCAATTCACAAGGACAGACCGTCCTCAGCGAGCGCGTATATCAAGGTAGTAATGTGATCGATACGGAGCAGTTACCGGCAGGACTTTACTCGGTGGTACTTTATGAAAGAGGAGTGGTAATGAAAACGGAGAAGATTGTAATAATCAGATAA